The sequence below is a genomic window from Drosophila gunungcola strain Sukarami chromosome 2L unlocalized genomic scaffold, Dgunungcola_SK_2 000007F, whole genome shotgun sequence.
ttaaaaaaaagcttttcttggcctttaattttatgattagGTCTCGATTCCAGTCCTCTAAAAGTGTGTTATTGTATTAAAAGACATAGTTTTacccattttcattttggatGTTTCTTAAAATCTCCTGGCTTGCAACAAATCAGCTCCGATTTCAAAgtaatttgctttaaaaatcttttggcTAAATTCTTTAATAATCTATGTTAAAATCTTAATGGGAACTCTTTTTAGATTTTGtgccatttattttaatttaaaaaataatggcCTTGCACAAAAGTTACCCAAAGCCTAAACCTCATTAATACCTTAGATTTgatcaaaagtttttaaaaaaaagagaatcTGTAATATTAAAAGTGGCGAACTTTtacttaacttttaaaatgcgAAACACTTCGATTTTACCAAAACCGTTTGAACGAAAACTCAAAAACCTTTATGAAAACCGGGCCCTCGAAAATGAGGTGGCCTATTTGACACAGGTTTGTAGACTAGTCGCATCATTGCACTATGGGGCCAACAACCACATTCATTGGccaaaaacccattttttaaaaagttttaataagtataaaaaaaaacagttttaaagcGTTCCAATAAGATTTTGCAGCAAGAATTTATTGGTGGTGTTTTAAGTGTTTTACCGGTTGAAATGTATCCCGTTGTCCATGATATTAAGTGTAATAATGAGTTTTCTATCAAGTTTTTTACAACCTtgtagagggtattataatattagtcaaaagtttgcaacgcagtgaaggagacatttctgactacaaaaagtatatatattattgatcagcatcactaggggATTAAGTcatgttcgtctgtccgtccgtttctttGCAAACtattctctcagttttaaatctatctgcatgaaacttttccaaaagttgtctttctatagatagtatataagtcggaacgagccggatcggatgaGTGTATCATATAACTCCCATTGCAAAAATCGGAAAcaacgaaaacaaattataactttgctgtttttgatttttttttagttcttcaaggcatagttataattttttattttaaaatccgGACGGAtataacatatagctcccatggaagcAATCGAAATttagcaaaaaattaattttaaaacaaatttaattttaaataaatcggaaaacaatatcatatagctgccatatgAACGAATGAATACTTGAGCTAAAAGTCATCATAGATACAATGTTTTTAACCATATACGCATACAAATCCAAACTTAGATGTTTTAaggaatatttagtttttgcaaagctgcaagggtatataaacttcggatTATccaagtttgctttctttcttgttttatttataaaactatcGGTTGACTAGATCAAGAAAGAGAGTACAGCGGAGTCCACTTCTAAAACCTATTAAGATTTGTagagtatttaattcttgatCAAATTTATGTTGGTATAATCGCgtctaattaaaatttaatttttaggtATATAACCTTAAGTTTTGCAATTTTGAGTTGTTTTCCATATGGAATGAAAAGGCAACCAAAAATGACAGAAACTTTTATCAAACTTTTATCGAAACCGTAGTAGATAATTAAACCATGATGAGAGAAGACTTTGGTAACTGCAAGAAAATAAAGCTAGCATCTACATCAATTATGGAGCAAAGGCAAGGAAAATTTAAAGGTGGCCGTCCAAGCGGAACTAGATCCCGGAGAAGGCAAGTTGCAAATTTTACGTTAGCATTACACATTATTCTTTTATATTTGATAGCttttaaaaccctttttttgtttttaatgaagcttttaaaaaaataactttaaattagttttggaaataaaaataaattgattggCTGAAAAAAGTAAAGCTGCCGCATGAGGAGCTTAAGGAACACTTtttgtattataaataaatatatattcaaacaagaaaaaaaaaacaaaaacaacagtaTCCGTTCTTCTTCAAAAATACATACGATATATTCGTTTGatcttattatatttaatatgtatgtTTTATCTCGATATCTTTGAAATTATGCGAGCTATTAATTTTGACCGAACGAAAGTGGTCGTtgtaactttgctgtttattttttatttttttgatttattgtaatgtttaaaaaatgcagaattacgctttctattttattcaaatcggaaaaagCTATACATAAGGATCGATCGAATATAATTCGAAaattagatgttttaaagaaaattaaattgcgtTACACAGCGGCGAAATTGTGAATGAGGTCTGGAGAATAATGCTTTTCTTTTGGCTCAAAAGTAATGGAATACATTTGTAATTGATGCTCACACGCTCTTTATTTCGTTTCCCTTCCGTCACATATGTGCTTCGGAactccaaaaataaatacattgtTTCAAGTACAATTTAAGGAGTTTAAAGTCCACCCAGTGAAAATTGAAGCCAGGTCCGGTTTTAACATGgagaaagaatatttttattttttcgtaaGACTAATGCATTACAACTTAGTATACGATTTTTGAATTGCAATAGTACCAGAGGGCGATTCGACTCTCACATACTTTTCCGAATACTAGCGCTCCAGATTGAATACGCCCTGAATTACAAAGCGGCCATGCTGATTACTGGAGGAGAAAagcgaagttataatttttgtggaatttatttgttttgttggttCCCATGGGagagtgatgctgatcaagaatattaaaacattatagGTGCGTGGACATATTTTGACTAAAACTAGAATACCCTcttcaagggtataaaagTTAACCTTTTTAGGGCAGCTGAACTAATGATTCTTTTATCAACCTCATAACTGTTGCTCTCAGCCCCTGTTATTTTTATAGCTTtccagagggtattataactCCAGTCAggagtttgcaacgcagtgaaggagacctgtaaagtatatataggtatatattcttgatcagcatctagccatgtccgtctgtctgtccgattctacgcaaactagtttctcagttttaaagctatctgcacaTAACAATCCCAACAATTATTTTCTATTGCAGTTAGTATATAAGTCGTAACgaaccggatcggacgactataacatatagctcccacaTGAACCAATGAACAAATTaatgagtttttaaaattttttatgtacCAGAACTACGGTATTAGTTTCATTAAAACCGGACAACGACATCGAATAAATTAGCGGAAAATTATAATGGCTTcactgtttttaaatattatatataggcAAACAATGGGAATATTGctgtttaacaaaatatttaactttttgaagctgcaagggtacatAAACCTTCTTGTTTAATATAAGATATATGATTTCATTATGTCatgttttttacaaattgctATCTTTGGAAACATTAaatttgcttatatttttGGGTCAGATAGTTGTAATAACATTCTTTATTATAATCGTACATGTCGGGTATGCGCATGTTATTGTATAACTCCCACCACTCTTAAGGTGCAATGCTCTAAATTTGTACCACATTTTCGCCAACCTAAACGTTATTCCCCTAGTGATGACCCCAAAAAGCTGACGATGTGGTGGTACTAAAGTCAGCGGTATTACAATTAAGCATTGGGCTGATGGAGCAGAAAAGTAGTTAAGGCAAAAACGAAGAAAAGATCTGGCCATTGAGTTCTGCACATAGTGCTAGCTACGCAGGTTGAGTTGCTATATATAATACGCAGCTGCTTGGAATCGGCATCAGTCACCTTTGGTAACTACAAACAGTCCAATCCGGTCCGGTCCATCTTCAGATCAATCTTCACACCCCAATCACCATGAAATCCTTTGTGTGCATCGCTCTGGTCGCCttcgccgccgccgccctgGCTTCGCCCACCAACGTGGCGTCGTCCACTCTCACCGGCTCCACCGGCTCCACGGTGTCCCTGTCTGCCCAGGACGGCGAGCTGGAGGGAGTGGCCGGACAAGGATTCGGGGATCTGACCCGTCTGCGCAAGTCCGCCTACGGCGCCAGCTCCGGCGGCTATGGCGGCTCCAGCATCCCAGCTCCCCCCTGCCCCAAGAACTACCTGTTCAGCTGCCAGCCCAACCTCGCCCCCGTGCCATGCAGTGCTCCCGCCCCCAGCTACGGATCCGCCGGCGCCTACTCCGCCCCGGTGGCCACCTACGTCGCCCCCAACTACGGCCTTccccagcaccagcagcagctctTCGGCGCTGCTTACGTGCCTCAGGCCTACGGATACCACTATTAAGCGGAAGCCTCTTGCGGTCTGGACTCGCGCCCACAGACCACGAATTCGATTGCTGAGAAATATAAACCAATTTggatttacaaaaaaatactacaaaaaaatatgtattgcAATTAAATCACAGAAAAGCTAAGCCTTACAACTTTGTTTAACTGGTGTCACAAGCTCCTTAATGTGTTAGGTAGGGAACAAAAGATGGGTATCCGAATTTAAACCTCAAAAGCAAAACCTGGGAAAAGGAAGTCTTGATAAAAGTTCAAACCGTTTTATGAAACAAATTTAGTTTGTTGTGTCAATCTCGGCGACCCtactgtttatttttattcggAGTTCAgttagaaataattttaattgaattttgttggctgagtgtttttgtttggttgtaGTCAAGAAgaccacaaaataaaaatgtagcaaacttttgttattgtttggaGCCCCTggcaaacaacaataaatgtttacaaaaatcACATTGGACGGcagtacatgtagtgacgatgcACACGAAGAGCATGTGCATAGGTGCTACTATCTGCTAATAACACCATTCGAAAGGTATCggaattggtttttttttaccaggaGCTCTTTGGTTTTTTAGCCTTGTTGCCATCTTGTTAAAATTACTTGTCGAAAGACTCCCAACTTGCTTGGATCTGATGCTTCGATCAAAAGTTgtccattattttttttttttttgtatttatcaaaataaatatttttgcgaCTCTAGTTTGCCAACAAATTAGCTAGAAAAGCTATATTTTCTACACTCATAACTAAATTAGTAAGTCTACAGGTAAGTGATATATGTCGTTATATCGATATGTCTAAATTcgatttctttttaacttaagTTTTCAATATAGTCCATGAGATTCCTCAACTTTGTATATTATACAAATGGGCCCAAAAAGTACATTTAGGAAGttattaagcaacaaaaacaaaaacttttttcagttCAAAGCTACATTTTCTGGAAAAAGTATGCCTCACAAATTTTGTAAgggaaattaaaaacagtctcttaatattaaatacttttaaaaagaaaatttaaaactattattaatttaagattatTGGCAGCCAGACAAATTactatttagttttaatagtttcagtaaaaagtttgcaacgcagtgaaagagaCATTTCGGACTTATGGAGCTTTGATATAAAATGCCTGTGTAGGCAaatagttgtttttgttatgcgaattattattcattttttgtcagaaaatttgatatcagaaaCTTTGTTAAAGGATCAATCGCCACGACTTTATACCCTCGTTAAAAGCTGtacttgtttaatttaatatatctaCTAAAAAACCTTTGTAAAAATAGCAGTTTatgataaataattaattttaaatattaagtggGTACAGTCATAAAAAGTACTGTCAAAAATTgcagtttaaaaacaaaattcgcCCTAAAAaggatacatttttttattttaataatcaaaGCGAGAACGAAAGCTaacttcggcatgccgaagccttaatacccttgcagtcaTTCCAAAAATAATCggattttaatgcttttatgTTTAAACAGCAGCCATATTATATCGTtgtccgatttaaataaaaattaaacctgTAATTTTGAatcaataaaacaataaaacattaactTGTATCAAAacatattcaaatcaattcaaaaacATGTCAACTACATGATATGGTATTGCTACCGAagttgtatacccttgcagctattgaaaaaagtaatcaatctttaaaatgtattcatttcgaattgaagctatgaagattttcttttttaatattcgaTGACAAAGTTACgaattattaaaccattattatgtccaatagaatttaaaaaatatatataaaattagagagtaaacatttttttcattaattttttttttttattccgatttttttaatcatatttaaatcataattctaaattaatagaagaaaaattaaaagagcaCCATAGTTACAATTAGAGAGTATCCTAATTTCAATGAAGAAGACATTTCGACATTTCGAcactataaagtatatatattcctgatcagcatcactagcagagtcgatctagccatgtccgtcagtCCGTCATCgggctgccataggaacttcggcatgccgaatTATTTATACCATTGAaactattgcaaaaatgtaaatccgtttttcgatttaaataaaattaagaacgTAATTCTGATttataaaccattactatgtttaaaataattttttaaaaaaattaaaaaattgagaagttacattgttttcatttattttgcttaGCATCTCTTTTACCAAAAATAGCCATTAATCGCAACTAAGCAGTTCCCGAATTTTCATATAACCCTCGATTTAAAACCTcgtttgcaaaaatttaagctTACTTTACTAGGACCGAATGGCGAAATAAGAAGAAATGATTGCCACACATCCGAGTCAGCGAGCCAGCGAAAAAAGTGGAAAGTGCAAGCGTTTGGGAAATGCGACACCGGATCCATCAAATGCTTGGCTGAACGGTCAGCCTACACTCCGAAAAGCAGAAACGGCTGCAATGTGCTGACCCTCGGGTTCCAGGTCGTCAAGGGTTTCCGAGCCAAGCTCCGCAAGTAGTAATGACTTGACTGGGGCACGAATGGAACACCAGCCCCGGCTGCGGACTAAAACAGTCCAATAGCCCACATCTTGAAGCGCAACAGTACTCACTTGCGATCTCACACTCCCTCTGGAATGCGCGACCAACTGACATCGATGTTGGGGTTACCTTGGCAGCCTCAGTTTTCGCTTCGACTGCACTTTCATTGGCGTTAGGTTATAAAAGCAGCCCGACCACCTCCGCAACTCGGCTGTCTCTGTCTCAGCTTACACCGCCTCAACAGCCAGTCAAAATGTGGAAGTATCTCGGATGGCTCGCCTTTATTGCCGGCGCGAGCAGCCTGGGTCAGCTGATCCTCGATCCGTCGCTGGTCCCCTGCACCCGCTGTTTGAGGAGTCTGCCCCTGCCGCTCTACCACTTTATTCCACTGCGAGAGCTGGCCGCCGAATCCCTGCTGGCTGGCGACTCGGACCCAAAATCGCATCGTAGAAGAAGACAGCAAATTATCCAGGAGGTAGTCGTCGAGAACAACTTTGGAGGTCCTGGATTCGGTGGCCCTGGATTCGGTGCTCCTGGTTTCGGAGGCCCAGGATTTGGAGGTGCTCCTGGTTTCGGAGGTCCTGGATTCGGAGGTGGACCTGGTTTCGGTGGTCCTGGATTCGGAGGTCCTGGTTTCGGAGGTCCTGGATTCGGAGGTCCTGGACTCGGTGGTCCTGGATTCGGAGGTCCTGGACTCGGAGGTAGACTTGGGAAGTTTATTAATAAAGGATTTCCCCGTAGCTATGACCAGGCGAATGAAAATGAACCAGACGAGGGGCCCGACAACCAGCAGTATGAAACACACAGCCAAGTTCCTTCGCCGACCTGTCCGAAAAACTACGTGTTCTCTTGTGAAGCAGTTATCAAGTCGGTTCCCTGTAGATCAAGCACATGCGCTGGCGTTTGAGAACATGATCAATATTAAACTTAAGATTATAAggaacatttttgtataatttatggACATTTTTGGGGGACACTTTCATATTGTTGCAGAGTACAGAGTACATATAAAGCGAAGCCGAAGACGATTGTGTGacaacacaaaaataacacaaaacttttttgctttgattACTCGAAGTTCgactgcaaaaataaattcgttgttttaaaacatgccaatttaataattttataaaattcgaaaaaggtatttttgaaatcggaaaaaaaaaaactaaaaccgtatttctgaaaatttagaaagttCCTATTGTATATTTTGAAACATATGCGTACacattggttaaaaaaaaatgaagtcaattcaaatattttgtgctcaaattaaatattatccCTTTaattgttatacccttgcagagggtattataatttcagtcagaagtttgcaacgcagtgaaggagacgtttccgacc
It includes:
- the LOC128253177 gene encoding vitelline membrane protein Vm26Aa, producing MKSFVCIALVAFAAAALASPTNVASSTLTGSTGSTVSLSAQDGELEGVAGQGFGDLTRLRKSAYGASSGGYGGSSIPAPPCPKNYLFSCQPNLAPVPCSAPAPSYGSAGAYSAPVATYVAPNYGLPQHQQQLFGAAYVPQAYGYHY
- the LOC128253173 gene encoding annexin A7 yields the protein MWKYLGWLAFIAGASSLGQLILDPSLVPCTRCLRSLPLPLYHFIPLRELAAESLLAGDSDPKSHRRRRQQIIQEVVVENNFGGPGFGGPGFGAPGFGGPGFGGAPGFGGPGFGGGPGFGGPGFGGPGFGGPGFGGPGLGGPGFGGPGLGGRLGKFINKGFPRSYDQANENEPDEGPDNQQYETHSQVPSPTCPKNYVFSCEAVIKSVPCRSSTCAGV